The Elgaria multicarinata webbii isolate HBS135686 ecotype San Diego chromosome 1, rElgMul1.1.pri, whole genome shotgun sequence genome has a window encoding:
- the MDM4 gene encoding protein Mdm4 isoform X4 has product MTSSTSTQYPSSESACRSSIEPIKKVRPKLQLLKILQAVGAPGETFTLKEIIHYLGEYITLKQLYDKQQQHMVYCGGDQLGDLLGRESFSVKDPSPVYDMLKRNVTPATVTG; this is encoded by the exons ATGACATCTTCCACCTCTACCCAATATCCATCATCTGAGAGTGCCTGCAGATCATCAATTGAACCAATCAAAAAG GTACGACCAAAACTACAACTTCTGAAGATTCTGCAAGCTGTAGGTGCTCCTGGTGAAACTTTCACACTAAAGGAG ATCATACATTATCTTGGAGAGTATATCACACTGAAACAGCTGTAtgacaaacaacaacagcatatgGTTTATTGTGGAGGAGACCAGTTGGGGGATCTTCTGGGTCGTGAAAGCTTCTCTGTGAAAGACCCAAG CCCAGTTTATGACATGCTGAAACGGAATGTGACTCCTGCTACTGTTACAG GGTAG
- the MDM4 gene encoding protein Mdm4 isoform X3, with protein MTSSTSTQYPSSESACRSSIEPIKKVRPKLQLLKILQAVGAPGETFTLKEIIHYLGEYITLKQLYDKQQQHMVYCGGDQLGDLLGRESFSVKDPSPVYDMLKRNVTPATVTDAAQTLALAKDQSVDNPSQDRLKVNPLLGGFF; from the exons ATGACATCTTCCACCTCTACCCAATATCCATCATCTGAGAGTGCCTGCAGATCATCAATTGAACCAATCAAAAAG GTACGACCAAAACTACAACTTCTGAAGATTCTGCAAGCTGTAGGTGCTCCTGGTGAAACTTTCACACTAAAGGAG ATCATACATTATCTTGGAGAGTATATCACACTGAAACAGCTGTAtgacaaacaacaacagcatatgGTTTATTGTGGAGGAGACCAGTTGGGGGATCTTCTGGGTCGTGAAAGCTTCTCTGTGAAAGACCCAAG CCCAGTTTATGACATGCTGAAACGGAATGTGACTCCTGCTACTGTTACAG ATGCTGCACAGACACTTGCTCTCGCAAAGGATCAGAGTGTGGATAATCCAAGCCAAGATCGACTGAAGGTAAACCCACTGCTGGGTGGTTTCTTTTGA